The Benincasa hispida cultivar B227 chromosome 9, ASM972705v1, whole genome shotgun sequence genome has a segment encoding these proteins:
- the LOC120086664 gene encoding auxin-induced in root cultures protein 12-like codes for MASFSHFFLFLTLISSSLSLSHSLTCSSQSFPANRSFTNCQDLPYLNAFLHWTYDPQNSSLSIAFLAPLPRPLGWVAWAVNPTATGMIGSEAFLATLSDGGHIASITTFNVTSYSSVLPSLSLSFPFWDVAAESTNGHLCIFVTVKVPAKAKSLNQVWQVGPSVDSGSGIPTAHEFKADNLNARSVLVFDESGGGVTPIPAPRAHGGASSAPVPTVGGDDKAGVAGIRWRNLGLVVSWFVFVVCGIFGF; via the coding sequence ATGGCTTCCTTTTcccatttcttcctcttcttaacCCTAATTTCCTCCTCTCTTTCCCTCTCCCATTCCCTCACTTGTTCTTCTCAATCCTTCCCGGCCAACAGATCCTTCACCAACTGCCAAGATCTCCCCTATCTCAACGCCTTCCTCCACTGGACCTACGATCCCCAAAATTCCTCTCTCTCCATCGCCTTCCTCGCCCCGCTGCCGCGCCCCCTTGGCTGGGTTGCCTGGGCCGTCAACCCCACTGCCACCGGCATGATCGGATCCGAAGCCTTCCTCGCCACTCTCTCCGACGGCGGCCACATCGCCTCTATCACTACCTTCAACGTTACTTCCTACTCCTCTGTTCTTCCTTCGCTGTCGCTTTCCTTTCCGTTCTGGGACGTCGCTGCGGAATCTACCAACGGCCACTTGTGCATCTTCGTTACCGTGAAAGTTCCGGCTAAGGCTAAGTCGTTGAACCAAGTTTGGCAAGTTGGACCGTCGGTCGACTCGGGTTCGGGTATTCCTACGGCGCATGAGTTTAAAGCGGATAATTTGAATGCAAGAAGCGTGTTGGTTTTTGATGAAAGTGGTGGTGGTGTTACTCCGATTCCTGCTCCACGCGCTCATGGTGGCGCATCTAGTGCTCCTGTGCCTACGGTTGGCGGTGATGATAAGGCTGGGGTTGCCGGAATTAGATGGCGGAATTTGGGGTTGGTTGTGAGTTGGTTTGTGTTTGTTGTTTGCGGGATTTTTGGTTtctga